A window of Limosilactobacillus reuteri genomic DNA:
GTGAAAAATGGAGTCCGTTCCTAAAATAACTCCGTGTGATACAAGTTGGGGGAACATGATTAAATAGGCCATTGCAGCGATGGCACAGTATGGGAGCCCCCAATTAATTAGATTAGCAATTTTAGATTTCATAAAATTGAGAATTAAACTAAACCAGTTTAATTTTTCCTTTCCTCAAATATTTACCTTAATAATTATACGGCAGAAAAGTTGGCTGTAAAATAACCTTCTGCAGCTAGTTTAATTGTTAAGCAGTAGTAAAATGCGCTATTATAAGATAGTGGCAAAGGGGAGTGAAAAAATGGCAGAATTAGTAATTGTACGTCATGGGCAAAGTCAAGCTAATCGTGATAATATTTTTACTGGCTGGACTGATGTTCCGTTGACTCCTAAAGGAATTGAACAGGGTGAATTAGTAGGTAAAGAATTGCTAAGACTAGGTATCCAATTTAGCGATGCGTATACGTCCTACATGGAACGGGCAATCATGACAACTAATATTATCCTAGAAGAAATTAATCAGTTATATATTCCTGTCCATAAAACGTGGCGACTAAATGAACGTCATTATGGGGCATTGAGTGGTCGGAACAAAGATGAAGTGAAGAAAGAAATTGGTGCAGAACAGCTTCATAAATGGCGGCGTGGGTTTAAAGATTTACCACCACAATTAAAAGAGCGTCAGCATGATCGCCGCTATGATCGCTTAGGAGTCAAGATTCCGCTTAGTGAGAGTTTAGAAATGACGCTCCAACGACTCCTCCCATATTGGCAAGGCCATATTGCGCCTCGTTTAATTGACGGACACAATCAGTTAATTGTTGCCCATGGCAGTTCTTTGCGGGCACTAATTAAATATTTAGATGGTATTTCAGATGATGATATTGATAAAGTGGAAGTTCCAAATGGCAAGCCTATCTTATATCGCTTTGATGATCATCTTAATGTCATTAAAAAGACTTTTATAACAATGGATGGTGAAATTGATGACAATACACGAATTAGCAAATAACCCAACGTTAAGCGGTCAAGTACGCTTGATTGAAAATATTGTTTATGGTGCGATGGATGGTGAGGCATTACATATGTCGATCTTAGCACCGTGGACGCAACGTTTCCCAAAACAATATCAAACTGAACCTCGACCATTGATTGTCTTTGTTCAAGGAAGCTCGTGGCGAACACCAAAAATGGGAGAAGAAATTCCACAACTGGTTCAATTTGTTCGGGCCGGTTATATCGTCGCGACTGTTCAACACCGTAGTTCAATTGATGGCCACCCATTTCCTGCCTTTTTGCAAGATGTTAAGACTGCCATTCGTTTCTTACGGGCCAATGCGCAAAAATATGCAATTGATCCGCAACAGGTTGCAATTTGGGGGACTTCCTCTGGGGCCAATGCGGCAATGCTAGTCGGCTTAACGGGTGATGATCCGCGCTATAAAGTTGACCTTTATCAAGACGAATCGGATGCAGTAGATGCTGTGGTTAGTTGTTTTGCCCCAATGGATGTGGAAAAGACGTTTGAGTATGATGCTAATGTTCCAGGGAATAAGCTACTGCAATATTGCTTATTAGGGTCTGATGTATCAAAGTGGCCAGAAATTGAAAAACAAATGAGTCCCTTATATCAAGTAAAAGATGGACAAAATTATCCGCCATTCTTATTATTCCATGGCGATGCTGATAAAGTTGTTCCATATGAACAAATGGAAAAAATGTATATGCGGTTGAAGGATAATGGAAATTCTGTTGAAGCGTACCGGGTTAAGGGTGCGAACCATGAACGAGATTTCTGGAGTCCAACAATTTACAATATTGTGCAGAAATTTCTTGATGATCAATTTAAATAAATTTTAGGAATTGTATTGACAACTTATTTTTTATAAGTTATGATTTTGACATACTAAGTTAGGAGGAACACGTCATGTTTAATAAACAATTAATTAACGCTACTGTTTGTTGTTGTGGATTGCGTCTTATGCGACCCACAGTTTGGCGTGCTTACTTTTAGTTGAGTAACTGCTAACGTAATCGGGAATAAATGCATAAGGCGCAAATTCAAGTGAGAAATTCTTGAGTTTGCGCCTTCTTTGTATTCGTTTTTGCATTCCCGAAATGTCAATTTAAGTTAGAAAGAAAATAGTTGCTCATCAGTGACGTAAGACATGAATACTTCATATGGAGTTCGATAGCCTAGTGATTTACGGGGCAGGTTATTTCGCTTACTCATCAGTTGGGTTACCAATTCATCAGGAAGATTGCGGAAATCTAGCTGTTTCGTTAAGCCATCCCGGCGTAAAAGACCGTTGTTGTTTTCGTTCAGCCCTCGTTGATTGGGAGCACCAACCTCGGCAAAGTAAGTGTGAAGGTCAAATTGATTGGCAATCTCGCGCCAGCCGGCGAATTCTTTTCCGTTGTCAAAGGTAATCGATTTGAAGAAGTACCGCGGGAATTTCCGAAGCCACTGACTTAAGTGTTGGTTAATCGCATCAGCCGTCTTTTCGTGCACATTGAGTACAATTTCGACCTTCGATTGGCGTTCGGTCAGGGTCATTACCGCCCCTTGGTGCTTTTTGCCTTGGACGGTATCAGCTTCAAGGTGCCCAAATTCAGTGGCATAGTGCGGAAAGTCCTTGGCACGCTCGTGAATACTTCGCCCCAATTGGCCAGCCTTCCCGCGGCGCTCGACATAGCGATTCGGGTGCCGCTTACCTCGCATCGGCAAGGAACGGACATCGAAGCCGAACTGGCCACGTTCAAACATCCGGTAAAGAGTTCGCCGGTTACAACTAATTGGGCGCTCAGCGCGCCCAATAATGGTATCAGGCGTCCACCCCTGGGCAATTTTGTCGTTGATATAAGTGAGTTCAGCCAGTGACAACTGAGTACGTTTTCGGCCACAACGTTGCTTATTGCGCATATAGTGATCTTGATAATCAGCAATTGAGGCACCGGTTTCCAGGTAACGATAAACGCGATAAACGTTTTCGGCGCAACGGTTGATCATTTGGGCCACTCGATACGCTTTAAGCTTTTGTACGAAAGAATGGGCGATGATTGTCAGCTCGTTTGTGGTAAGATGGGTGTAAGTCATTTGTGGTTTTCTTTCTTTTGTTTAGGGGTATTCAAAAGTCTACCACAAATGGCTTTTCTATTTTTCTAACTTAATTTTACAAACGGCGATTCTAAAGGAGATAGATATTATGAAATTCAACACACAATTAATTCATGGCGGTAATAGTGAGGATCCAACCACTGGTGCCGTTTCAACGCCGATCTACCGTTCATCAACATTCCATCAACACGTTCTTGGCGGTGAACCTAAATGGGAATATTCTCGAACAGGAAACCCAACACGTGCATCTCTTGAAAAATTAATCGCAGAGCTTGAACATGGGACAGCCGGCTTTGCATTTGCTTCTGGATCTGCTGCTATTTATGCTACTTTTTCTTTATTCTCGCAAGGCGATCATTTTGTAGTTGGTAGTGATGTATATGGGGGAACGTTCCGGTTAATCAATAAGGTATTAAAACGTTTTGGCCTTGAATTTACTGTTGTTGATATGCAAGACCTTGAAGCAGTAGAAAATGCAATTCAAGATAATACCGTTGCGGTTTACTTTGAAACACCGACTAATCCGCTCTTACAAATCGCTGATATTAAAGCAATTGCCGATATCGCAAAGAAGCATGGAGTAAAGACAATTGTTGATAATACCTTTGCCACTCCTTATAATCAACAACCATTAACTCTCGGGGCAGATATTGTTGTTCACTCCGCAACCAAATATTTAGGCGGTCATAGTGACGTTGTTGCCGGATTAGCAGTTACTAACGATGATGAGATTGCTGAACAATTAACATTCCTGCAAAACTCAATCGGTAGTACACTTGGTCCTGACGATAGTTGGCTATTACAACGGGGGATGAAAACTCTCGGTGCCCGGATACGCGTTCACCAAGAAAATGCGAATGAAGTTATTAACTTCCTCCAAAATGATGACCACATTGGAAAAATTTATTATCCAGGCATAAAAGATTTCCCTGGTCATGAGGTTGCAGCTAAGCAAATGCGGAACTTTGGAGCAATGATCTCCTTTGAACTTAAGGACGGTTTAGATGCGAAGAAGTTTGTTGAAAGTCTACAATTAATTGATCTTGCCGAAAGTTTAGGGGGAATTGAAAGCTTGATTGAAGTTCCAGCCGTCATGACCCATGGATCTATTCCCCGGGAAATAAGATTAGAAAACGGAATTAAAGATGAGTTGATTCGTCTTTCGGTGGGAATCGAGGACCCTGAAGATATTATTGCTGACTTGCAACAAGCACTTAAAAAATTAGATTAATTATAGAAGAAAGGAAACTGTGACTTATGTGGGAAATTATCAAGACATCTTTACCACAACTCTTAGCAGCGGGATTTAAATATACGATTCCGTTAGCGATTATTTCATTTTTCTTTGGACTGATTATTGCACTAGTAACAGCTTTAGTTCGTCTCTCTCGTCAACATGGCGCATTCATGATTCTTAAGTGGATTGCTAGTTTTTACGTCTGGCTTTTTCGGTCGACACCGCTGCTAGTTCAATTATTTATTGTATTCTTTGGACTGCCATATCTGAGAATTAAGGGAGTCCTGCCGCATGGAATAAAACTAGAACCATTTACAGCCGGCATTATTACATTTTCACTTAATACTGGTGCTTATGCTTCTGAAACAATTCGGGCAGCGATTAGTTCAGTTCCAACTGGGCAATGGGAAGCGGGCGCAGCAATCGGAATGACGCGGTTGCAAATCTTATGGCGAATTATTTTACCGCAAGCCTTAAGAGTAGCTTTACCGCCTCTATCAAATAGTTTTATAAGTTTGGTAAAGGACACGTCACTGGCTGCCTCAATTACAATTATGGAAATGTTTGCTGTTAGTCAACAAATTGCGGCCGAAAATTATCAACCATTACTTATGTATACTTTAGTAGCAATGGTTTACGCGGCCTTTACGACAATTTTATCTTATTTCCAAGGATATCTTGAGCGGGTAGTAGATCGGCAAGTGAATGCAAATAATAGGTGAGAAAAATGAAATTAACAAATATTAATAAAAATTTTGGTAATAAAAATGTCTTGAAAAATACCACGTTAGAGTTTCCTGCAGGTAAAACAACAGTAATGGTTGGTCCATCTGGATCTGGAAAATCAACAATTCTTCGCTCGCTTAACTTACTAGTAATGCCAGAGAGCGGCCAGTACGATTTTGATGATCATCATTTGGATTTTAGTCAAAAAATAAGCAATAAAGATAAGTTGGCAATTCGTCAAGAAACAGGGATGGTTTTCCAAGACTACAATCTTTTCCCTAATAAAACTGTCCTTGGTAATATTATTGAAGGACCAACACAGGTTTTGAAACAGCCGAAAAAAGAAGCAATTGCAAATGCGCATAATTTACTTGCTAAAGTGGGCTTAGCAGATTACGGGGAAGCCTATCCGAATGAATTATCTGGTGGACAGGCACAGCGGGTAGCGATTGCTCGGGCATTGGCAATGTCACCAAAGTATATCTTACTTGATGAACCAACTTCTGCCCTTGATCCAGAATTAGAACTTAGTGTGTTGAAGGTTCTATTGCAATTAGCTGAAGAAAAACAATCAATGGTAATTGTTACTCATAACATGGTCTTTGCGAAACATATTGCGGATAAGATTATTTTTGTGGAAAACGGCGAAATTTTATATAATGGTACTCCGGATGAGTTTTTTGCTCCGGATAATCCAAACAAACGAATTAAGAACTTTATCGCCTCAATGACAATGGAAAATTTAAAATAAAGGAAGTTTAGAATAATGAAATTTTGGAAGAAAGCACTATTAACAATTGCGGCCTTAACAGTCGGTACCTCTGCGGGAATTACAGGTGTCTCTGCTGCTTCATCAGCTGTTAATTCAGAATTAGTTCATAAGGGAGAATTGACAATTGGGCTTGAGGGAACTTACTCCCCGTATTCTTACCGTAAAAATAATAAATTAACTGGCTTTGAAGTAGACCTTGGTAAAGCAGTTGCTAAAAAGATGGGCTTAAAAGCTAACTTTGTACCAACTAAATGGGATTCGCTAATTGCCGGCCTTGGTTCAGGTAAGTTTGATGTAGTAATGAACAACATTACACAGACACCAGAACGAGCAAAGCAATATAATTTTTCTACGCCATATATCAAGTCACGGTTTGCATTAATTGTTCCTACTGATAGTAATATCAAGAGCTTGAAGGATATTAAAGGGAAGAAAATTATTGCTGGTACAGGAACTAATAATGCGAATGTGGTTAAAAAATATAAGGGTAACCTTACACCAAATGGCGATTTTGCTAGTTCCTTAGATATGATCAAGCAAGGTCGGGCTGCCGGAACCGTTAACTCGCGTGAAGCATGGTACGCTTACAGCAAGAAGAACAGTACTAAGGGTCTCAAGATGATTGATGTTTCTAGTGAACAAGATCCAGCCAAGATTTCAGCACTTTTTAACAAGAAAGATACTGCTATTCAATCTTCCTACAACAAAGCGCTTAAGGAACTTCAACAAGATGGCACAGTCAAGAAACTATCTGAAAAGTACTTCGGTGCAGATATTACTGAATAATAAAAAAAGATCTCCAACGTCTGTGTTACAGTGTTAGAGATCTTTTTTGAAAGCTATAAATAAAATATATTTATCACAGCTTTTTCACAAATTAATGTTAAATTATTATGCTAAAGTTCCCATTGGATCCCAAGGCTTAAGAACAACTGGGCTCTTAGCGTAATCATGTTTAAGATCTTCGCTAAGGTACTTCTTATTAATGACGACTTGGTAGCAGTACTTGTCCATCCAATCATCACTCATAATAAAGTAACCTTTATGACCGACCTTGTTTCCCCATGAGTTTTCGACTTTCCACTTAGTTGGTTTACCATCGACAAGGTCAACACCAGTGATAACCATTGCGTGATCCATCATGCTCTCACCATAATCCAGTGCTTCAGCTTTGGTCATTTCAAGGTCAACGTCAAATAGTTTGTCGTAGTCATAGGTGTTAAGGGCCATAATCCCAAGTTTAGTTTCTGAATATTTAATAACATCTGAACCAAACCAAACACTTTCGCCATTCTTTAATTGTTCAATCGCAAGCTGCTTGAATTCATCCATTGGCAGATTTAAGTGCTTGATTTCACGGCCGCCAACGACATTACCAAGCATATCGATGGTGTAAGTTTGGTGGTACTTTTTATCAGCAGTCGGTGCTTGGATGATTGAGATATAGTCATCGAGGTTCCAGCCAACATACTTCTTGAAGAATTCTTGAGGAGTAAGGTTAGTATCGCGGTGGAATTCGTTATCTTTCTTTGTCCGATATTCGAAGTCAAAGTGACTAACTGGTTCACCAAACGTGTAAGCAAGCATCCGATAATTTTCATTCAACATCTTCCGGCGCGTTTCGTCAATTGCTTCTTCATTTGCATGATCTTTGTTAATCATCTTTCGCAAAATAACGGCATCGTGACGAAGCTTGTTGTTTAAGACTTCATCGATTTCCCGGGAGTTAGAAGAGTTAAATGATTCGGGCATTGCGGCTTTTGGCATAACCCCATATTTGCTGATAAGGGCGCAAAGCATATCCCATTGACCACCATCATTTTGTGGCTCGTTCATTAACCATGAAACTTTTCGACTGTCGGTAGGCTTTTTAGCAGTCTTAATTACGTTTTGGTAGAAGTAATTAGATTTTTCAAACTTATCCCAGAAGAACTGGTAGGCCTGTGAAAGCTCAAAATTATCAGGTAAGTTAAATTTTTGTTGCATATCATGACGCATTGTGTTCAGAGCCGCAAACATCCAACAACGACCGGATTGTTTTTGATCAGCAACGTCCCCCGTCTTGAGGTCAATAGAGAAATGAGGAGTATTATCAGCAATTGAATGCCAATTAAAGCTTGCATTCCGTACCCCGTTTTTGGTAACAGTATTTTCTAAAACACTGCTGTTAGGGTAATGACGGTAGTTTTTATGAAAACTAGCAATATCTTCTTTGTTAATTGAAAAGCTCATTTGCAATATCTCCTTTGAATAGATTGAATTAACGAACGTGCAATACCTTTGGACCTTCTGGAGTACCAACAATTACGTCGTTAACTCGATTTAAGAATAAACCAGTTTCAACAATTCCAACCATGTGAATCAATTCGTCGGCTAAGGCCTTAGGATCATCAATTTCGCCAAGGTGAAGATCAATGATATAGTTATTTTCATCGGTACGGAACTTTTTATCCCCATCCATCCGCCAAGTTGGCTTGTAGCCTTTCTTTTCAAGACGGTCAAAGACATGTTGAGAACCGAATGGAATTACTTCAACCGGAAGAGGGAAAGCACCAAGTTTGTGGACGAGTTTGCTTTCGTCGACAATCCACATTACTTTATTTGAGGCATTAGCAACGATCTTTTCCCAAAGAAGGGCACCACCGCCACCTTTGATACCTTGGAAGTCATCACTTATTTCATCGGCCCCGTCAATAGTTAAATCGATGTGGTCAACGTCATCAATATCTTTAATTGTAATTCCGAGGTCGCGTGCTTGCTTAGCAGTTCGGTTTGAAGTTGTTACACCGATGATATCTTTGATTTTACCTTCTTGGACTTGCTTACCAAGCTCATCAACCATATATTTAACGGTTGATCCAGTTCCAAGACCGACAATCATCCCAGATTTAATGTACTTAACTGATTCCTTACCTGTTTGTTCTTTTAATGCATTTTGATCCATTAATATTCCTCCTAATTAAAGCGATCTGCAACTGGCAATAGTTGCTGATATTCTGGATGTAGTTTGAATTGCGCTACCGCATATGGACACATGAGCTTGACAATGTATTGTTTTTTTGTTGCATAATCCACAAATTGACGTACTAGTTCAGCTGCAATTCCTTGCCCACGGTAAGTTGGTTGCACAAAAACGCGTTCAACGACAACGTGATCATTTGTATCTGGAACTTTTGGAAAACTGATCTCGCCAACTAAAGGTTCTTGATCGTCAAAAGCAATGATCCGCTGACCATCAACTCGATATTGCATATAAACACATCCTTTCATAATAATTTTCGATAAACTGCTTTTAAAAGTCAAGTTATCAAAGCAATACCATTAACTTATTATCTAGCATATAATAGTATACTGGAATTATTAAGAATAAAACACTATGAGGTGAACGTAATGAAACGTGGATTTAAGATTGTTTCTAGTAAGAAAGGCCAAGATATACATTTACCCCAACGGCAAACAACTCGGGCGGCCGGATATGATTTTGAGGCATCAGAAGATTTTATTCTGCCATCAATTTGGAAAGGCAATTTCTTGAAGGCACTATGGCAAATCCATCAACAAAAAAAGCTAACTGATGAAGAATTTAAGGCTGCTGATTCCTGCTTAAAGCCATACTTAGTACCCACCGGCATCAAAGCCTATATGCAACCTGATGAATTTCTTTTATTAGCTAACCGATCAAGTGGTCCTTTTAAACGCCGCTTGATTCTACCAAATGGAATTGGCATTGTGGATGCAGATTATTATGATAATTATAGTAATGAAGGTGAAATCTTCTTCCAACTTATTAACTATGGGCTGCGGGATTATCATATAAAAAAGGGAGAACGGATCGGTCAGGGAATTTTTATGCCATATTTAATCGCTGATGGTGAAGAACAACCAACCGCTAAACGGACTGGTGGATTTGGTTCAACAAAAGAATAAATAAACTTAGAGAGGAATTAAAGCAATGGCAAAAGTTCGAACACAATATGTTTGCCAAAACTGTGGTTATAACTCACCACGCTACTTAGGGCGGTGTCCAAACTGTGGTGAGTGGAATACTTTAGTAGAAGAACAGGTAGAAACCAGTTCAGCTCCAACGAAAAAAGCAACTACCACCTTAACTGGCTTAGTTGCCAAACCACAGAAAATTAATGAGATTGATAGTACAGAAACTCCTCGTGTTAAAACAAAATTGAACGAGTTAAATCGCGTATTAGGTGGTGGAATCGTTCCAGGATCGCTAATTCTAATTGGTGGGGATCCTGGAATCGGGAAATCAACCCTCCTTTTACAAGTTTCTGGACAATTAAGTGATGAGCATCACCGGGTTTTATATGTGTCTGGAGAAGAAAGTGGGACACAAATTAAAATGCGGGCGGAACGGTTGAAAGTTGCTGGGGATGACTTTTATGTGTATCCAGAAACGAACATGGATAGTATTCAGGATACTATTCGTGACCTCAAGCCAGAGTATGTCGTTATTGACTCAGTACAAACAATGCAGGCGACTGATGTAAGTTCCGCAATTGGGAGTGTATCGCAAATTCGTGAAGTTACCGCCCAGTTAATGCAGATTGCTAAAAGTAATAACATTACAATTTTTGTCGTTGGTCATGTGACAAAGGGTGGTGCAATCGCCGGCCCCAAGATTTTAGAGCACATGGTTGATACGGTTTTGTATTTTGAAGGAGACCTGCACCATACTTATCGTATATTGCGATCAGTGAAAAATCGATTTGGTTCAACCAATGAGCTCGGTATTTTTGAGATGCATACAAATGGGCTGACGGAAGTAAAAAATCCATCAGAAATCTTTTTAGAGGAACGATTACATGATGCAACCGGTTCAGCGGTCGTTGTTTCATTAGAAGGAACGCGACCAATTTTGGTTGAAATTCAGGCACTGGTAACACCGACTATTTATGGGAATGCACAGCGAACTGCTACCGGCTTGAACAGAAATCGAGTATCATTGATAATGGCAGTATTAGAGAAACGTGCTAACCTAATGCTTCAAAATCAAGATGCCTACTTAAAAGCAGCGGGGGGCGTTAAGTTAGATGAGCCAGCAATTGATTTAGCAATTGCAGTAAGTATTGCCTCCAGTTATCGGGATAAAGGAACCCAGCCAACTGATGCATTTGTCGGTGAAGTAGGTTTGACTGGGGAAATTCGCCGGGTAAACCGCATTGAACAGCGGGTTGCTGAAGCAGAAAAACTTGGCTTTAAACGAATATATATTCCCAAAAATAATTTAAAAGGTTGGAAACCGTCAACTAATATTCAAGTAGTTGGGGTCTCAACCCTTAAAGAAGCGTTATATTTAGCGTTGGGGTAAAAAATAAATAATTGAAAGGATGAAGCAAATGCGGCGTAGAATGATTACTCTCATTTATATTCTAGTTGGCGCGGCAGTGGGATTTTACTATTTGCCATTATTGTGGGGGATTTTGAACATCGCTCTTAATCCGGCATTATTAGTATTTATCGACATTATTATTGGTGCACTTATTTTCTGGCTATTATCACTCCCATTGGTTAGCGGCACTGAAAAGTTGATTCAGCGAATTGAAAAGGAACTAACCAAGCATAGTCCCGTATACCTTTTCTTTGGGACTTTGCTAACGATTATTGGCTTAGTTTTAGCAGTTCTTATTTCCATTCCATTGTGGAGAACGAGGATTCCGGTAATTAATAATATTTTGCCGATCCTTCTAATGATTGTTTTTAGTTATTTTGGTTTTCGAATTGGTACGACGCGGTTAGATGATTGGCGCAAAGCATTTACCCATGCCAAAAGTGGCAAAAATGATGATGGCAATGTAATTGAACGTCAAGATGATAATTACCATCATTATAAAATTCTAGATACGAATATTCTGATTGATGGACGCATTTATGATCTAGTCAAAACGGGTTTTTTAGAAGGAACGTTACTGGTTCCTAACTTTGTTTTATATGAATTACAATATATTGCTGATTCTGGCGAAAGCATTAAGCGTGTTCGTGGACGCCGTGGCCTTGATATCTTAAACAAGTTACGGAAAGAAAAAATTGTTCCAATCGAAATGTATGATGGGGACTTTGAAGATATTCCAGAGGTTGATAGTAAATTAATTACCCTCGCTAAAAAAGTCGATGGGGTAATTGTGACAAATGATTATAACCTTAATAAAGTAATTCAATTCCAAAACGTTCAAGTATTGAATATTAATAACTTGGCAAAATCATTACGACCACGAGTTATTCCGGGCGAAACGATGACGGTTGTTGTTGTGAAAAAAGGAACTGAACGACAACAGGGTGTTGCTTATCTTGACGATGGAACGATGGTGGTTGTTGAAGATGGTCGTTACTTTATGGATAAACAAATTGAAGTTGAAGTAACTAGTGCTCTTCAAACAGACGCTGGTCGAATGATCTTTGCCCGCCCTCTCCATTCACAACGAGGAATTGACGAGCATACGGATGCGGAACATAAAGAAAACCGAAATAATAAAGATAAGAAAAAATAATAAAGAATGGCTGTGAAGAAGAAATAGAGTTTTCTTACTTCCAGCTATTTTTTTAAACACCTGAAATGTCAATTTAAATTAGAAAAAAGGTGAAAGTTGTTCTTCTGTGACATGACTCAAGAATACTTCTAAT
This region includes:
- the radA gene encoding DNA repair protein RadA translates to MAKVRTQYVCQNCGYNSPRYLGRCPNCGEWNTLVEEQVETSSAPTKKATTTLTGLVAKPQKINEIDSTETPRVKTKLNELNRVLGGGIVPGSLILIGGDPGIGKSTLLLQVSGQLSDEHHRVLYVSGEESGTQIKMRAERLKVAGDDFYVYPETNMDSIQDTIRDLKPEYVVIDSVQTMQATDVSSAIGSVSQIREVTAQLMQIAKSNNITIFVVGHVTKGGAIAGPKILEHMVDTVLYFEGDLHHTYRILRSVKNRFGSTNELGIFEMHTNGLTEVKNPSEIFLEERLHDATGSAVVVSLEGTRPILVEIQALVTPTIYGNAQRTATGLNRNRVSLIMAVLEKRANLMLQNQDAYLKAAGGVKLDEPAIDLAIAVSIASSYRDKGTQPTDAFVGEVGLTGEIRRVNRIEQRVAEAEKLGFKRIYIPKNNLKGWKPSTNIQVVGVSTLKEALYLALG
- a CDS encoding PIN/TRAM domain-containing protein, which gives rise to MKQMRRRMITLIYILVGAAVGFYYLPLLWGILNIALNPALLVFIDIIIGALIFWLLSLPLVSGTEKLIQRIEKELTKHSPVYLFFGTLLTIIGLVLAVLISIPLWRTRIPVINNILPILLMIVFSYFGFRIGTTRLDDWRKAFTHAKSGKNDDGNVIERQDDNYHHYKILDTNILIDGRIYDLVKTGFLEGTLLVPNFVLYELQYIADSGESIKRVRGRRGLDILNKLRKEKIVPIEMYDGDFEDIPEVDSKLITLAKKVDGVIVTNDYNLNKVIQFQNVQVLNINNLAKSLRPRVIPGETMTVVVVKKGTERQQGVAYLDDGTMVVVEDGRYFMDKQIEVEVTSALQTDAGRMIFARPLHSQRGIDEHTDAEHKENRNNKDKKK
- a CDS encoding dUTP diphosphatase, whose amino-acid sequence is MKRGFKIVSSKKGQDIHLPQRQTTRAAGYDFEASEDFILPSIWKGNFLKALWQIHQQKKLTDEEFKAADSCLKPYLVPTGIKAYMQPDEFLLLANRSSGPFKRRLILPNGIGIVDADYYDNYSNEGEIFFQLINYGLRDYHIKKGERIGQGIFMPYLIADGEEQPTAKRTGGFGSTKE